The window CTGCGATACGCTGCTCGGCCGTGAACTGCTGGCGACGCAGGCAGGCCAGGAGGCGCGGCTGGCGGAACGCGAGTTAAGCGATCGCGGCCGGGCGTTGCTGGCGGTCAGCCATACGCCGCACACCAGCCGCCAGGCTTCGCTGACGCCCTCGCTGGCGGATCTGCGGGCGTTTCCCATCGATTCATGGCTGCAGTGGGAAAAGCAGGCGCTGCGGCGGCACGGCGAGCGGCTGTTGGGGTATGCCGATCCGCAGGGCTTGCCGGAACTGCGTGCGGCGATCGCGCACTATTTGCAGCGGGAGCGGGGCGTCAAGGCGTCGGCGGAGCAGGTGATCGTGGTCACCAGCTCTCAGCAGGCGCTGGCGCTGTGCACCCAGGTGCTGTTCGATCCCGGCGATGCGGTATTCGTCGAAGAGCCGGGCTACCAGGGGGCGAAAAAGCTGGTGCAGTCGGCGGGGCTGCAGGCGCGACCGATCGGCATCGATGAGCAGGGGATGGACGTCGGGCAACTGATGCACGCCACGGGCGGCGGGCGGGGCGTTTACATCACGCCGTCCCATCACTACCCGCTGGGGTATTCGCTGAGCCTCGAGCGGCGTCTGGCGCTGTTGCAGTGGGCCCAGCGTCGGCGGGCCTGGATCATCGAAGACGATTATGACGCCGAGTTCAACTACGATCGACAAACCAAGGCGGCGCTGCAGGGGCTGGACAGCGGCGGGCGCACGCTGTACATCGGCACCTTCAGCAAGACGCTGTTTCCGGGGCTGCGCATCGGCTTCATGATTGCGCCGCCGCAGCTGGTGCGGCCATTGGTCGCCGCCAGGCAGTTTCAGGACGGCTACACGTCGGCGCTGGCGCAGATGACGCTGTTCCACTGCCTGCATGAGGGCGGCTACGCCGAGCATCTGCGCAATATGCGCACGCTGTA of the Serratia marcescens subsp. marcescens ATCC 13880 genome contains:
- a CDS encoding PLP-dependent aminotransferase family protein encodes the protein MSDTPRHADDAAILAAFTQQRQQGLTRRSALHQALLRLITAGELPWRAKLPPSRALAARLTVARDTVEQTYARLEAEGFISRTVGRGSFVRYRCDTLLGRELLATQAGQEARLAERELSDRGRALLAVSHTPHTSRQASLTPSLADLRAFPIDSWLQWEKQALRRHGERLLGYADPQGLPELRAAIAHYLQRERGVKASAEQVIVVTSSQQALALCTQVLFDPGDAVFVEEPGYQGAKKLVQSAGLQARPIGIDEQGMDVGQLMHATGGGRGVYITPSHHYPLGYSLSLERRLALLQWAQRRRAWIIEDDYDAEFNYDRQTKAALQGLDSGGRTLYIGTFSKTLFPGLRIGFMIAPPQLVRPLVAARQFQDGYTSALAQMTLFHCLHEGGYAEHLRNMRTLYKARLDVLYDAVQRHLAPWTHPALPQGGLQLVCPLADAATERRLVAAAAERGIRLYGLADFYTGAPQRGALVLGFSAYTPDEIVRFIATLAQVFNALPRESGG